Proteins encoded in a region of the Solanum dulcamara chromosome 9, daSolDulc1.2, whole genome shotgun sequence genome:
- the LOC129904027 gene encoding transcription initiation factor TFIID subunit 7 — MDEQFILRVPPSVAERIDRLLSENASSSEDKLDLSFSEDGKTGSFVIGDEHFPASLLNLPCIVESYKTYDDNVLIKSADIGQMIMVREEGDPAPDVVEYRHGLTPPMRDARRRRFRREPDLNPELVRRVEKDLQNIMSGGTAENIDIEVVEQEEGGEASARHVNKKVAQPATKADISEPGTAGEDPDRTESEDSDDSI, encoded by the exons ATGGATGAGCAATTTATACTGAGAGTTCCACCTTCTGTTGCTGAAAGAATTGACCGCCTTTTAAGTGAAAATGCTTCTTCTTCAGAAGACAAACTGGACTTGTCTTTTTCTG AGGATGGAAAGACTGGCTCTTTTGTCATAGGCGACGAGCACTTTCCTGCATCACTTTTGAATCTTCCTTGCATAGTGGAGTCGTACAAAACTTATGACGACAACGTGCTCATTAAATCCGCAGACATTGGTCAA ATGATTATGGTGAGAGAAGAAGGTGATCCTGCTCCAGATGTGGTGGAATATAGACATGGCCTCACACCTCCAATGAGAGATGCTCGAAGACGAAGATTTCGGAGAGAACCAGATCTTAAT CCTGAGCTTGTTCGGCGCGTTGAGAAAGACTTGCAGAACATAATGTCCGGTGGAACAGCTGAGAATATTGATAT AGAAGTTGTTGAGCAAGAGGAAGGAGGTGAAGCAAGTGCACGCCATGTGAATAAGAAAGTGGCTCAACCTGCAACAAAGGCTGACATTTCTGAGCCTGGGACGGCTGGTGAGGATCCTGATAGAACTGAGTCTGAGGATTCTGATGATTCAATATAG